From the Streptomyces nigrescens genome, one window contains:
- a CDS encoding GNAT family N-acetyltransferase produces MATSSAPTNPPLPYTPAYPIRTERLDLRPVTDDDFAAIHAYQRLPEVCRYLYWGPHDEAASRASVADKATRTTLRASGDFLQLAVVVRETGTLVGDVTFVWSSSEHRQGGIGYVFHPAHTGHGYATEASRALLKLGFEELQLHRIQAELDGRNTASARLLERLGMRREGHLRENEFLDGEWSDEVIYAMLAREWRDRREERPEGRRE; encoded by the coding sequence GTGGCCACCTCTTCCGCACCCACGAACCCACCATTGCCGTACACCCCCGCCTATCCGATACGCACCGAACGCCTGGATCTGCGCCCGGTCACCGACGACGACTTCGCGGCGATCCACGCCTACCAGCGCCTCCCCGAGGTCTGCCGCTACCTCTACTGGGGCCCGCACGACGAGGCCGCGTCCCGGGCCTCCGTCGCCGACAAGGCCACGCGTACGACGCTGCGCGCGTCCGGCGACTTCCTCCAGCTCGCCGTCGTCGTCCGCGAGACCGGCACCCTGGTCGGCGATGTCACCTTCGTCTGGAGCAGCAGCGAGCACCGCCAGGGCGGCATCGGCTATGTCTTCCACCCCGCCCACACCGGCCACGGCTACGCCACCGAGGCGAGCCGGGCACTGCTGAAGCTGGGCTTCGAGGAGCTGCAACTCCACCGCATTCAGGCCGAGTTGGACGGGCGCAACACCGCCTCGGCCCGGCTGCTCGAACGGCTGGGGATGCGCCGGGAGGGCCATCTGCGGGAGAACGAGTTCCTCGACGGGGAGTGGAGCGACGAGGTCATCTACGCGATGCTGGCGCGCGAGTGGCGGGACCGGCGGGAGGAGCGACCGGAGGGCCGGCGGGAGTAG
- the mshD gene encoding mycothiol synthase: protein MNDAAQEMGRAGRRIQVVDELAPEAGAAVLELIERAARTDGQPAVSEQGRLQLRGGEREGVRHVLVYARGDEGEELVAYGQLEDTDPVEAPAAELVVHPGHRGRGHGRALGGELLEQSGRRLRVWAHGGHPAARHLAQTLGLTMFRELRQMRRSLTDLELPEPVLPEGVSVRTFQPGTDDAAWLEVNAEAFAHHPEQGSLIQRDLDDRKAEAWFDPKGFFLAEKEGRLVGFHWTKVHADEGLGEVYVLGVRPGAQGGGLGKALTSLGLRHLAGQGLPTAMLYVDADNKAAVTVYERMGFATHETDLMYRSET from the coding sequence ATGAATGACGCTGCACAGGAGATGGGCCGGGCCGGGCGCAGGATCCAGGTGGTCGACGAGCTGGCGCCGGAAGCGGGCGCGGCCGTCCTCGAACTGATCGAGCGGGCCGCACGTACGGACGGGCAGCCCGCCGTGTCCGAGCAGGGGCGGCTGCAGCTGCGCGGGGGCGAACGCGAGGGCGTGCGCCATGTGCTGGTGTACGCGCGCGGCGACGAGGGCGAGGAGCTGGTCGCGTACGGGCAGCTGGAGGACACCGACCCGGTGGAGGCGCCGGCCGCCGAACTGGTGGTCCACCCGGGACACCGGGGCCGCGGCCACGGCCGGGCGCTGGGCGGCGAGCTGCTGGAGCAGTCCGGGCGCCGGCTGCGCGTCTGGGCGCACGGCGGGCATCCGGCCGCCCGGCACCTCGCCCAGACCCTGGGGCTGACGATGTTCCGGGAGCTGCGGCAGATGCGGCGCTCGCTGACGGATCTGGAGCTGCCGGAGCCGGTGCTCCCGGAGGGGGTGTCCGTACGGACCTTCCAGCCGGGCACCGATGACGCGGCCTGGCTGGAGGTGAATGCGGAGGCGTTCGCGCACCACCCGGAGCAGGGTTCGCTGATCCAGCGCGATCTGGACGACCGCAAGGCCGAGGCGTGGTTCGACCCCAAGGGCTTCTTCCTGGCGGAGAAGGAAGGGCGGCTGGTCGGCTTCCACTGGACCAAGGTGCACGCCGACGAGGGCCTCGGGGAGGTCTATGTGCTCGGGGTGCGGCCGGGCGCCCAGGGCGGCGGTCTGGGCAAGGCGCTGACCTCGCTCGGGCTGCGCCACCTGGCCGGGCAGGGGCTGCCGACGGCGATGCTGTACGTGGACGCGGACAACAAGGCGGCGGTGACCGTGTACGAGCGGATGGGGTTCGCGACGCACGAGACGGATCTGATGTACCGCTCGGAGACCTGA
- a CDS encoding bifunctional metallophosphatase/5'-nucleotidase, giving the protein MPATPQRRRTVRRLTIGAAVLAAAGLAAGALPAGADTGHAARTGRTVDVQLLSFNDFHGNLEPPQGSSGTVEEVQPDGSKKSVPAGGAEYLAQSLRTARKGHPYSVTAAAGDLVGASPLLSGLFHDEPTVEAMNKLGLDVTSVGNHEFDEGRKELTRLQKGGCHPKDGCYEDGKKFRGAGFPYLTANVTDDKTGKPLLKPYTVWKHKGVKIGFIGVTLEGTPDIVNAEGIKGLKFHDEVETINKYAKVLNRQGVKSVVALIHEGGLPASTSYNYNCDSPGPGDGISGPITEIAKHVTPRVDALVTGHTHQAYACTIPDPSGKPRTVTSAASYGKLYTDTTLTYDRRTHDIVRTAVKAPGAANHVVDRTQPKAADMTSLIARWNKLAAPVAGRPVGHISADIAGRGANAPESPLGDVISDAQLEATKADGKGGAQLALMNPGGVRSDLAFKASGSEGDGVVTYGEAFTVQPFTNMMNVVDLTGAQLLTALQQQVSGPNAASPKILQVSKGLTYTLDMTKSGADRIVKDSVKLNGEALDPAKTYRVAMNEFLAGGGDGFPAFKDGKNKYVGPSDLDAFTAYLTAHSSADKPLTPPKADRITVVK; this is encoded by the coding sequence ATGCCAGCGACACCGCAACGGCGCCGCACCGTACGCAGATTGACGATCGGCGCCGCCGTACTGGCCGCCGCAGGACTTGCCGCCGGCGCCCTGCCGGCCGGCGCCGACACCGGCCACGCCGCCCGGACCGGCCGCACCGTCGATGTCCAGCTGCTCTCCTTCAACGACTTCCACGGCAATCTGGAACCGCCGCAGGGCTCCTCCGGCACGGTCGAGGAGGTCCAGCCGGACGGCAGCAAGAAGAGCGTGCCGGCGGGCGGTGCCGAGTACCTCGCGCAGTCGCTGCGCACGGCCCGTAAGGGACACCCCTACTCGGTGACCGCCGCGGCCGGTGACCTGGTCGGTGCCAGCCCCCTGCTCTCCGGTCTGTTCCACGACGAGCCGACCGTCGAGGCGATGAACAAGCTGGGCCTCGACGTCACCTCGGTCGGCAACCATGAATTCGACGAGGGCCGGAAGGAACTGACGCGCCTTCAGAAGGGCGGCTGTCACCCGAAGGACGGCTGCTACGAGGACGGCAAGAAGTTCCGGGGCGCCGGCTTCCCCTACCTCACCGCGAACGTCACCGACGACAAGACCGGCAAGCCGCTGCTCAAGCCGTACACCGTCTGGAAGCACAAGGGCGTCAAGATCGGCTTCATCGGGGTGACGCTGGAGGGGACCCCGGACATCGTCAATGCCGAGGGCATCAAGGGCCTGAAGTTCCATGACGAGGTCGAGACGATCAACAAGTACGCCAAGGTGCTCAACCGGCAGGGCGTGAAGTCGGTCGTGGCCCTCATCCACGAGGGCGGGCTGCCCGCCTCCACCTCGTACAACTACAACTGCGACAGCCCCGGCCCCGGCGACGGCATCTCCGGGCCGATCACCGAGATCGCCAAGCACGTCACACCCCGGGTCGACGCGCTGGTCACCGGCCACACCCACCAGGCCTACGCCTGCACCATCCCGGACCCGTCCGGCAAGCCGCGCACCGTCACCTCCGCCGCGTCGTACGGCAAGCTCTACACCGACACCACGCTCACCTACGACCGCCGCACCCACGACATCGTGCGGACCGCCGTCAAGGCGCCCGGCGCGGCCAACCACGTCGTCGACCGGACCCAGCCCAAGGCCGCGGACATGACGTCGCTGATCGCCCGCTGGAACAAGCTGGCCGCACCGGTCGCGGGCCGCCCCGTCGGCCACATCTCCGCCGATATCGCAGGACGCGGCGCCAACGCCCCCGAGTCACCGCTCGGCGACGTCATCTCCGACGCCCAGCTGGAGGCCACCAAGGCCGACGGCAAGGGCGGCGCCCAGCTCGCGCTGATGAACCCCGGCGGGGTGCGCTCCGACCTCGCCTTCAAGGCGTCCGGCTCGGAGGGCGACGGTGTGGTCACCTACGGCGAGGCGTTCACCGTCCAGCCGTTCACCAACATGATGAACGTCGTCGACCTCACCGGCGCCCAGCTGCTGACCGCCCTCCAGCAGCAGGTCAGCGGCCCCAACGCGGCCTCCCCGAAGATCCTCCAGGTCTCCAAGGGCCTGACCTACACCCTGGACATGACCAAGTCGGGCGCCGACCGCATCGTCAAGGACTCGGTGAAGCTGAACGGCGAGGCCCTCGACCCGGCCAAGACCTACCGCGTCGCGATGAACGAGTTCCTGGCCGGCGGCGGTGACGGCTTCCCCGCCTTCAAGGACGGCAAGAACAAGTACGTCGGCCCCTCCGACCTGGACGCCTTCACCGCCTACCTGACCGCCCACTCCTCAGCGGACAAGCCCCTGACGCCGCCGAAGGCTGATCGGATCACGGTGGTGAAGTAG
- a CDS encoding aminoglycoside phosphotransferase family protein has translation MLPRVDTDDEWDAIVPDEAVMRPGAAALCTRLGIRADPLTRYPAGSQPVYAVGQRFVLKLFPAAAADDGVTEARVLTHLQGQLPLPTPYVHDAGEYENGWRYVLMSRLRGTDLAVTWPRVPRADQDRIATEAGETLAALHALDPSPLTGFLGPGDWGAFLDRQRTTAVARQRDHGLPEPWLEQIPAFLASATPSAAGPGVLLHTEFMRQHLTVDEHDDWRLTGLLDFEPAMIGQRAYDFVAVGLFVSRGDPRLLSRIFRAYGETFTPTELLTHTLLHLYSNLPRYLRELPAPPEPTLESLAETWFGTE, from the coding sequence ATGCTGCCTCGCGTGGACACGGACGACGAGTGGGACGCGATCGTCCCCGACGAAGCGGTGATGCGGCCGGGCGCCGCCGCGCTCTGCACCCGGCTCGGCATCCGCGCCGATCCCCTCACCCGCTATCCGGCGGGCTCCCAGCCCGTCTACGCCGTCGGGCAGCGCTTTGTCCTCAAGCTCTTCCCCGCCGCCGCTGCCGACGACGGGGTGACCGAGGCCCGGGTCCTCACCCATCTCCAGGGGCAACTGCCCCTCCCCACCCCGTACGTCCACGACGCCGGCGAATACGAGAACGGCTGGCGCTACGTCCTGATGTCCCGGCTGCGCGGCACCGACCTGGCCGTCACCTGGCCCCGCGTCCCCCGCGCCGACCAGGACCGGATCGCCACCGAAGCCGGTGAGACCCTGGCCGCCCTGCACGCCCTGGACCCGTCACCGCTCACCGGGTTCCTCGGCCCCGGCGACTGGGGCGCCTTCCTCGACCGGCAGCGCACCACGGCGGTCGCCCGGCAGCGCGACCACGGCCTCCCCGAACCCTGGCTGGAACAGATCCCCGCCTTCCTCGCCTCGGCAACCCCCTCCGCCGCCGGGCCCGGCGTCCTCCTCCACACCGAGTTCATGCGCCAGCATCTGACCGTCGACGAACACGACGACTGGCGGCTGACCGGACTCCTCGACTTCGAACCCGCGATGATCGGGCAGCGCGCCTACGACTTCGTCGCCGTCGGCCTCTTCGTCTCCCGCGGCGACCCCCGCCTCCTCTCGCGCATCTTCCGCGCCTACGGCGAGACCTTCACCCCCACCGAACTCCTCACCCACACCCTCCTGCACCTCTACAGCAACCTGCCCCGCTACCTCCGCGAACTCCCCGCCCCACCCGAGCCCACCCTGGAGTCCCTCGCGGAGACGTGGTTCGGGACGGAGTGA
- a CDS encoding SDR family oxidoreductase, whose amino-acid sequence MIVVTGATGNIGRALVARLLADGAAVRALTRDPARAGLPAETDTVRADLADTSDLTPLLTGADALFLNLAAGGDRAAVALTGAAVRAGVRRIVLNSSMAVTDTPADDTHHIARLHAGLERAARGSGLEWTFIRGGNYATNALAWAPSIRATGVVRDAHPGARGVPVHEADLADVAAAALLDRSGAHLGQAYPVTGPAELTVAQQVAEIGRATGKETRVEQISEEAAAEAMAGPHFPKEAALELVRMFGRTVEAPAFPVSDAVERITGRPARTFAQWARDHAADFS is encoded by the coding sequence ATGATCGTTGTGACCGGCGCAACCGGCAATATCGGCCGCGCACTTGTCGCCCGGCTCCTCGCGGACGGCGCCGCGGTACGCGCCCTGACCCGCGATCCGGCGCGCGCCGGGCTGCCCGCCGAGACCGACACCGTCCGCGCCGACCTCGCCGACACGAGCGACCTCACACCGCTGCTGACCGGTGCCGACGCGCTGTTCCTCAATCTCGCGGCCGGCGGCGACCGGGCGGCGGTGGCGCTGACCGGTGCCGCCGTGCGGGCCGGTGTCCGCCGGATCGTCCTCAACTCCTCGATGGCGGTGACCGATACCCCCGCCGACGACACCCACCACATCGCCCGGCTGCACGCCGGTCTGGAGCGCGCGGCGCGGGGCTCCGGCCTGGAGTGGACCTTCATCCGCGGCGGCAACTACGCCACCAACGCGCTGGCCTGGGCCCCGTCGATCCGCGCGACCGGTGTGGTCCGCGACGCGCACCCGGGCGCCCGGGGCGTCCCCGTCCATGAGGCCGACCTCGCGGATGTCGCGGCCGCCGCCCTGCTGGACCGCAGCGGTGCGCACCTCGGCCAGGCGTATCCCGTCACCGGCCCGGCCGAGCTGACCGTGGCACAGCAGGTCGCCGAGATCGGGCGGGCGACCGGAAAGGAGACCCGGGTCGAGCAGATCTCCGAGGAGGCGGCGGCCGAGGCGATGGCCGGGCCGCACTTCCCCAAGGAGGCCGCGCTGGAGCTGGTCCGGATGTTCGGCCGGACGGTCGAGGCACCGGCCTTCCCCGTCTCGGACGCCGTCGAGCGGATCACCGGACGGCCGGCCCGGACGTTCGCCCAGTGGGCGCGGGATCACGCCGCCGACTTCTCCTGA